The segment CAACGTATCCACTGCCAAAACCCATTCCCTTATATGTTATACCGTTTATTTCACCTTCTTTCATATATGGACTAAGATTAACGTAGTTTCTCAGATTTTCGAGATGCCATGAAAGCTCCGGGGCGTTTGTAAGAACTGCATTTGGATTATCGTAGATTTTCATCTCACCATCAATAAACTCGACAACCATGCTTCCACCAAACTTGTCATGCAAAGACAGATGAAGAGGGGGCACTTCACCGAGCAGTTCGTTTTCTTCACCCCAAATTGTCATACTTTCAAGAGCTTCTCTAACTGATTCAAGTGTGTCAAAGTTTCCGAGAATCCAGGAAGGAAGATCGAACAACTCAATAACCTTTGTAGGATCTGAATCAGGAGCGACCTCTTCATACTCTGTTCCCGGCAACCACAATGCGCTCAAAGACAATCCCGTTTCATTCAATCCATCTGAAATTGCTGTGGGAATATCAAAAGCATTCAATCCCACAAATCCATATTTA is part of the Mesotoga infera genome and harbors:
- a CDS encoding linear amide C-N hydrolase — encoded protein: KYGFVGLNAFDIPTAISDGLNETGLSLSALWLPGTEYEEVAPDSDPTKVIELFDLPSWILGNFDTLESVREALESMTIWGEENELLGEVPPLHLSLHDKFGGSMVVEFIDGEMKIYDNPNAVLTNAPELSWHLENLRNYVNLSPYMKEGEINGITYKGMGFGSGYVGIPGDGTPPSRFVRITLLREFSNSVETEEEGVMLALHLLNTVDIPAGVSKREGNGPASFENTQWVTIKDNKNLKLYFRSYDCSSLFLVDLNKVDFSNGAEHESIIVDKEFSVVDAF